The following coding sequences are from one Papilio machaon chromosome 8, ilPapMach1.1, whole genome shotgun sequence window:
- the LOC106719497 gene encoding uncharacterized protein LOC106719497, which produces MAEKLLKNQADLLGRLEKAQTNYKKTPKIRITKGYVETRIDTLEKLHAEFNSNHKELIQIIKPEQEQVLPYFTNDKYDEFEETYIAYMSDLKEVQGRFTEKHKPESNTPPCNEVKLPRIQLPTFSGKYEEWQTFYDMFVSLIHNNEKLSAVQKLHYLKSSVQGEPESMLRNFATTDQNYDEAWKQLTKRYNNKRYNSNAILKILFSQKQINTDSSHGIKQLLDTTSSCLKALNNIGIRTETWDVIIVHLVVSKLDVESHKQWEQQISLMAEDMPSWAQLVEFLEARFRSMEMIDSSKHTKPLTQVKKPLTKTKSFHSAVQQQDNKKNDTICVLCGENHHLNLCKQFEKKSVQERRDFIQSKGLCFNCLQPTHVVMKCRLPTSCKKCGRRHHTMLHFDKEEFTEQTIGNQGEKNQTKVDGTKHYGSSTANPLNIVANFSKQDLSYHVLLATAIIKARSRNGKTYPIRALLDQGSQASFVTEATAQLLGLKRFSVNGVVSGLGGGQTRVKYMVTLGLKSRHNPEITYHVNAYVLGSLTSLLPGDKLETPDWLELQKLNLADPNFASPGKIDVLLGAEVYYEVLLDGIMKQPQGKLLAQNTVFGWILYGKLSDSSSANDNVTSLHLRFAPEDDCLKRFWEIEAEPDQIQKRLTKEEQLCENIYQATTVRNKEGRFVVKLPFKNEDPACQYGQSKDIATKKLIALERRLTKDPKLYEEYRKVLDEYLTLKHMTLVDEVDIDNPKAVYLPHHAVVRDDKDTTKVRVVFNASSKGINDVSLNDDLLVGPKLQQDLRHLLMRFRTHRICIVADLVKMYRQVLVHADDTNFQRILWRAHPDLPIQHYKLLTLTFGTACAPYLAVKTLQRLADDEAHSFPKASEITKRDYYIDDLMTGCDTEEEARSVYDEMNKLMTSGGFQLQKWSSNSSELLKYIGENKHSKEKSVPIKADNMMKILGLQWDRATDNFEYTVALPEVKYPITKRQVLSDIARLYDPMGWIAPVVVSAKIIIQKIWQKHLDWDDHVTGELQEQWIKFRNDLVEIKKIEIPRWIKSTRSSYCELHAFSDASQAAYAAAVYIRVIEHDGSVHANLISAKTKVAPIDKVMSIPRLELCGATLAAKLLSEISQVMNIPKENLHGWTDSTIVLAWLKGGASKWTTFVSNRVSDILSIMDYKQWQHVSTDTNPADCASRGLQPSEMNSESLWWHGPVWLKQSKIEESKCNVDETHEEERIVSMKVTQTKEENFEWTKFSNLTKMLKVMSFCRRMLTKKEERQQLPIWVKRYVTVKEMNRTLEMCIKQVQGVEFGEEIKLLLEGKEVLKKSALHTLCPVLDQNRLLRVGGRIEQADRR; this is translated from the exons ATGGCTGAGAAATTACTTAAGAATCAAGCTGATCTACTAGGAAGGTTGGAGAAAGCTCAAACAAACTATAAGAAGACTCCGAAAATTAGAATAACTAAAGGTTATGTAGAAACAAGGATTGATACTTTAGAAAAGTTACATGCAGAATTCAACAGTAATCACAAAGAACTTATTCAGATAATTAAACCTGAACAAGAGCAAGTCTTACCTTACTTTACTAATGATAAATATGATGAGTTTGAAGAGACATATATCGCCTACATGTCAGATCTCAAAGAAGTACAGGGCAGGTTCACTGAAAAGCACAAACCTGAATCGAATACTCCGCCGTGTAATGAAGTTAAGCTTCCAAGAATACAATTACCAACGTTCAGTGGTAAATACGAGGAGTGGCAGACATTCTACGATATGTTCGTGTCGCTAATACATAACAATGAGAAATTATCAGCTGTTCAAAAATTGCACTATTTGAAAAGCAGTGTACAAGGAGAACCAGAGAGCATGCTGCGTAATTTCGCTACCACAGACCAAAATTATGATGAGGCTTGGAAACAACTAACTAAACGTTACAACAACAAACGGTACAACTCAAACGCAATTCTGAAGATACTTTTCtcacaaaaacaaatcaatacaGATTCCTCGCATGGTATCAAACAATTACTTGATACAACGTCTTCTTGTTTGAAAGCTTTGAACAATATTGGAATTAGAACTGAAACATGGGATGTTATAATCGTTCATCTTGTGGTTTCCAAACTAGATGTGGAATCTCATAAACAATGGGAACAGCAGATAAGTCTTATGGCTGAAGATATGCCTTCGTGGGCGCAACTTGTTGAATTTCTAGAAGCTAGATTCCGAAGCATGGAGATGATAGATTCTAGTAAGCACACTAAGCCGTTGACACAAGTGAAGAAACCATTGACTAAGACTAAATCATTCCATTCAGCAGTACAACAACAGGATAACAAGAAGAATGATACAATATGTGTTCTCTGTGGCGAGAATCACCATTTGAATTTGTGTAAGCAGTTTGAGAAGAAATCTGTACAGGAAAGAAGAGATTTTATACAATCAAAAGGGCTATGCTTTAATTGCTTGCAACCAACGCATGTTGTTATGAAATGCCGATTACCAACTAGTTGCAAGAAGTGCGGACGAAGACATCACACTATGTTACACTTTGATAAGGAAGAGTTCACGGAACAGACGATTGGCAACCAAGGAGAGAAAAATCAAACCAAAGTTGACGGAACGAAGCATTATGGGTCATCCACAGCTAACCCACTAAATATAGTGGCGAACTTCTCAAAGCAAGATTTAAGCTATCATGTGCTGTTGGCGACAGCTATTATCAAGGCTCGTTCAAGGAACGGGAAGACATATCCGATTCGTGCTTTGTTAGATCAAGGTTCTCAAGCTTCTTTTGTAACGGAAGCAACGGCTCAGTTACTTGGTCTCAAACGCTTTTCTGTTAATGGCGTGGTTTCAGGTTTGGGAGGTGGTCAAACGCGTGTTAAATACATGGTAACTTTAGGTCTTAAGTCGCGCCACAACCCCGAAATTACCTATCACGTAAATGCTTATGTTCTAGGTTCGCTTACCTCACTGCTTCCAGGTGACAAGCTGGAAACACCTGACTGGCTAGAACTCCAGAAATTGAATTTAGCTGATCCAAATTTTGCTTCACCAGGTaaaattgatgttttattaGGAGCTGAAGTGTACTACGAAGTTTTATTAGACGGCATTATGAAACAACCTCAAGGAAAACTCTTAGCGCAAAATACGGTCTTTGGGTGGATTTTATATGGTAAATTGTCGGATTCATCTTCAGCTAATGACAATGTTACGAGTTTACATTTGCGTTTCGCTCCAGAGGATGACTGTCTCAAACGTTTTTGGGAAATTGAGGCTGAACCTGATCAGATTCAGAAGAGACTGACTAAAGAGGAGCAATTATGTGAAAATATCTATCAAGCTACAACTGTTAGAAATAAAGAAGGAAGGTTCGTTGTCAAACTACCATTTAAGAATGAGGATCCTGCATGTCAATATGGACAGTCGAAGGATATAGCAACGAAAAAACTTATAGCTTTAGAAAGGAGGTTAACAAAAGACCCTAAATTATATGAAGAATATCGAAAGGTTTTAGATGAATATTTGACTCTTAAGCACATGACTCTTGTTGATGAAGTGGACATTGACAATCCCAAAGCGGTCTATCTACCTCACCATGCTGTCGTTAGAGACGACAAGGATACGACTAAGGTTCGTGTGGTCTTTAATGCATCAAGCAAGGGCATCAATGACGTCTCACTTAATGACGATCTTCTAGTTGGACCTAAGCTCCAACAGGATTTGAGGCATTTATTGATGAGATTTCGCACGCATCGAATTTGTATTGTTGCTGACCTTGTGAAAATGTATAGGCAGGTGCTTGTACATGCCGATGATACGAATTTTCAAAGGATACTTTGGAGAGCCCATCCAGATTTGCCTATTCAACACTATAAGTTGTTGACATTAACTTTTGGTACGGCATGTGCTCCGTATCTGGCAGTGAAGACGTTACAAAGGCTGGCTGACGATGAAGCTCATAGTTTTCCAAAGGCATCAGAAATAACTAAAAGAGACTATTACATTGATGATTTAATGACCGGATGTGATACAGAAGAAGAAGCTAGAAGCGTATATGATGAAATGAATAAACTAATGACATCTGGAGGATTTCAACTACAAAAATGGAGCAGTAACAGTAgtgagttattaaaatatattggagAGAACAAACACAGTAAAGAAAAGTCAGTGCCAATCAAAGCTGATAATATGATGAAGATTCTAGGTCTACAGTGGGATCGAGCTACAGATAATTTTGAATACACGGTCGCTTTACCTGAGGTGAAATATCCCATTACAAAAAGGCAAGTCCTGTCCGACATTGCTCGATTATATGATCCAATGGGCTGGATTGCGCCAGTTGTAGTTTcagcaaaaattattatccaGAAAATATGGCAAAAGCATTTAGACTGGGACGATCATGTCACCGGTGAGTTGCAAGAGCAATGGATCAAGTTCAGGAATGATTTGGTTGAAATCAAGAAAATTGAGATTCCTAGATGGATTAAGAGTACTAGAAGTAGCTATTGTGAGCTACACGCATTTTCTGACGCGTCTCAAGCAGCTTACGCTGCAGCAGTCTATATTCGAGTTATAGAACATGACGGATCGGTGCACGCTAACTTGATATCTGCTAAAACAAAGGTTGCCCCTATAGATAAGGTAATGTCAATTCCCAGATTGGAATTGTGCGGAGCGACTCTTGCGGCAAAATTGCTATCAGAGATATCTCAAGTAATGAACATACCTAAAGAAAATCTTCATGGGTGGACTGACTCCACAATCGTATTGGCATGGCTGAAGGGTGGTGCTAGCAAATGGACTACATTTGTCAGCAATCGTGTATCAGATATTCTCTCGATTATGGACTACAAACAATGGCAACATGTTTCGACTGACACAAACCCTGCGGATTGTGCGTCAAGAGGTTTACAGCCCTCAGAAATGAATTCCGAATCTTTATGGTGGCATGGACCTGTTTGGCTAAAACAATCTAAAATAGAAGAGTCGAAATGTAATGTAGATGAAACACATGAAGAAGAAAGAATAGTTTCTATGAAGGTGACACAAACAAAAGAAGAGAATTTTGAATGGACGAAATTTTCAAACTTAACAAAAATGCTCAAAGTAATGTCATTTTGTAGAAGAATGTTGACAAAAAAGGAAGAAAGACAACAATTACCTATATGGGTTAAACGATATGTGACAGTTAAAGAAATGAATCGAACGTTAGAGATGTGTATCAAACAAGTTCAAGGAGTTGAATTTGGAGAAGAGATAAAGTTGTTACTAGAAGGGAAAGAAGTCTTGAAGAAAAGCGCACTTCATACTCTCTGCCCAGTTTTGGATCAAAATCGGTTGCTGAGAGTGGGAGGACGAATCGAACAGGCTGAT AGACGATAA